From a single Solenopsis invicta isolate M01_SB chromosome 6, UNIL_Sinv_3.0, whole genome shotgun sequence genomic region:
- the LOC105204005 gene encoding ATP-dependent 6-phosphofructokinase isoform X4: MDYYEDCYQSYKEYCDTVMAEDAPAQKFIRPGSHKGKGIAVFTSGGDSQGMNAAVRAVVRMGIYLGCRVYFIREGYQGMVDGGPNIEEATWSAVSCIIHKGGTVIGSARCQEFRERPGRRKAAKNLVNLGITNLVVIGGDGSLTGANLFKEEWPSLLKELAESGDITAEQLEKYKHLHIVGLVGSIDNDFCGTDMTIGTDSALHRIIESIDAIASTAYSHQRTFIMEVMGRHCGYLAIVGALASEADYVFFPECPPPVDWPEKLCKKLEQERLTGQRLNIIIVAEGAVDRNGDPITADKVHKVVVEKLQQDTRVTVLGHVQRGGNPSAFDRVLGCRMGAEAVMALMEATPDTEACVITLDGNQAVRLPLMECVRRTKAVAQAMADKNWDLAVQLRGKGFERNLDTYKMLTRLKAPHLVDLNKDHYTLAVMHIGSPSCGMNAAVRSFVRNCIYRGDKVYGIGDGVLGLIAGRLKLMDWPSVTGWVSEGGAKLGTKRAPPTEDQLPQIAQKLKEFEIQALLIIGGFEGFQTGLTFYKARDKYDEFRIPIAMIPATISNNVPGTEFSLGCDTASNEITEICDRIRQSAQGTKRRVFIIETMGGYCGYLATIAGLAGGADAAYIYEEKFNIKDLNQDVIAMAAKMSEGVERGLIIRNENANENYNTEFMFRLFSEEGKGLFSCRRNILGHMQQGGSPTPFDRNLGTKMGSKAVEWFSDQLRKCTSPEGKTFTTAADSAVMLGIVRRQYRYTPFMELMEVTDFEHRIPTYQWWMKLRPLLKVLAKHESTYEEEGLYITVEEMDEQKDPPLV, encoded by the exons ATGGACTACTACGAAGATTGTTATCAG AGCTATAAGGAATACTGCGATACAGTCATGGCCGAAGACGCGCCAGCTCAGAAGTTTATAAGACCTGGGAGTCACAAGGGCAAGGGCATCGCCGTGTTCACCAGTGGAGGCGACTCTCAGG GAATGAATGCCGCTGTACGAGCGGTCGTGAGGATGGGCATTTATCTCGGTTGTAGGGTGTACTTTATCAGGGAAGGCTATCAAGGCATGGTGGACGGTGGACCAAATATCGAGGAAGCTACATGGTCAGCCGTGTCTTGCATCATTCACAAG ggTGGTACAGTAATCGGTTCTGCTCGATGCCAAGAATTCAGGGAGCGTCCTGGTCGTCGAAAAGCCGCTAAGAACTTAGTTAATCTGGGCATAACTAATTTAGTAGTGATCGGTGGAGATGGCTCTCTCACGGGTGCGAATCTCTTTAAAGAGGAGTGGCCCTCGCTTCTGAAGGAGCTGGCTGAATcag GTGACATAACTGCCGAACAATTAGAGAAGTACAAGCACTTGCACATCGTCGGTCTAGTAGGTTCCATCGATAACGATTTTTGCGGTACTGATATGACGATTGGTACCGATTCCGCGTTGCATCGTATCATTGAAAGTATCGATGCTATAGCTAGTACAGCCTACTCGCATCAGAGAACGTTCATAATGGAAGTCATGGGTCGTCATTGCGg GTATCTGGCTATCGTGGGCGCTTTAGCTTCGGAGGCAGACTATGTTTTCTTCCCAGAATGTCCGCCTCCCGTCGACTGGcctgaaaaattatgtaaaaaattggaGCAG GAAAGACTTACTGGTCAACggcttaatattattattgtggCTGAAGGAGCTGTCGACAGAAACGGTGATCCAATCACTGCTGATAAGGTGCACAAAGTTGTCGTGGAGAAATTGCAGCAGGATACGAGAGTTACAGTCTTGGGTCATGTACAAAGAGGTGGCAATCCTTCAGCTTTCGATAGAGTTTTG GGATGCCGGATGGGAGCTGAAGCCGTGATGGCTTTAATGGAAGCAACCCCCGATACGGAAGCCTGCGTTATTACGTTGGACGGTAATCAAGCCGTAAGATTACCACTTATGGAATGTGTTCGTCGTACGAAGGCCGTGGCGCAGGCTATGGCTGATAAAAACTGGGATCTTGCTGTTCAACTTCGAGGAAA GGGCTTTGAGCGTAACTTGGACACGTACAAAATGTTGACTCGTTTGAAAGCGCCGCATCTAGTAGATCTTAACAAG GATCATTATACATTGGCGGTCATGCACATAGGATCGCCGTCTTGCGGCATGAACGCGGCGGTTCGTTCCTTCGTGAGGAATTGTATCTATCGAGGCGATAAG GTATACGGTATCGGCGACGGAGTGCTGGGCCTGATAGCTGGTAGACTGAAATTGATGGACTGGCCGTCCGTCACCGGCTGGGTCTCGGAAGGTGGCGCGAAATTGGGAACGAAGCGCGCACCGCCCACGGAGGATCAGTTGCCTCAAATCGCTCAGAAACTTAAAGAATTTGAAATACAGGCATTGCTTATCATAGGTGGATTTGAG GGTTTTCAGACCGGTCTCACATTTTACAAGGCAAGGGACAAGTACGACGAGTTCAGAATTCCTATCGCTATGATTCCCGCGACCATTAGCAACAATGTACCGGGCACCGAGTTTTCATTGGGCTGCGACACAGCTTCGAATGAAATTACGGAA ATTTGCGATCGCATTCGACAATCGGCGCAAGGTACTAAACGTCGCGTGTTTATAATCGAGACGATGGGTGGTTACTGCGGATATTTAGCGACCATCGCTGGTCTAGCCGGTGGCGCCGACGCGGCGTACATCTACGAGgagaaatttaacattaaagatTTGAATCAAGATGTTATCGCGATGGCGGCAAAGATGTCAGAAGGCGTCGAGAGGGGTCTCATTATCAGAAACGAGAATGCCAATGAGAATTACAATACAGAGTTTATGTTTAGACTTTTTAGCGAGGAAGGAAAGGGTCTATTCAGTTGTAGAAGGAATATACTCG GTCACATGCAGCAAGGAGGCTCGCCAACGCCTTTCGACCGTAACTTGGGTACGAAGATGGGTTCTAAGGCGGTGGAATGGTTTAGCGACCAATTGAGAAAATGCACTAGTCCCGAAGGCAAAACGTTCACTACGGCAGCGGACAGCGCGGTGATGCTCGGTATCGTCAGACGTCAGTACAGATATACACCATTCATGGAACTTATGGAAGTTACCGACTTTGA gCATCGCATTCCGACATATCAATGGTGGATGAAGTTGCGTCCGTTATTAAAAGTATTGGCGAAGCACGAGTCGACGTACGAAGAGGAGGGTCTTTACATAACCGTCGAAGAGATGGACGAACAAAAGGATCCGCCACTTGTATAA
- the LOC105204005 gene encoding ATP-dependent 6-phosphofructokinase isoform X6 produces the protein MAEDAPAQKFIRPGSHKGKGIAVFTSGGDSQGMNAAVRAVVRMGIYLGCRVYFIREGYQGMVDGGPNIEEATWSAVSCIIHKGGTVIGSARCQEFRERPGRRKAAKNLVNLGITNLVVIGGDGSLTGANLFKEEWPSLLKELAESGDITAEQLEKYKHLHIVGLVGSIDNDFCGTDMTIGTDSALHRIIESIDAIASTAYSHQRTFIMEVMGRHCGYLAIVGALASEADYVFFPECPPPVDWPEKLCKKLEQERLTGQRLNIIIVAEGAVDRNGDPITADKVHKVVVEKLQQDTRVTVLGHVQRGGNPSAFDRVLGCRMGAEAVMALMEATPDTEACVITLDGNQAVRLPLMECVRRTKAVAQAMADKNWDLAVQLRGKGFERNLDTYKMLTRLKAPHLVDLNKEVNGRTLPKQYTLCGQDHYTLAVMHIGSPSCGMNAAVRSFVRNCIYRGDKVYGIGDGVLGLIAGRLKLMDWPSVTGWVSEGGAKLGTKRAPPTEDQLPQIAQKLKEFEIQALLIIGGFEGFQTGLTFYKARDKYDEFRIPIAMIPATISNNVPGTEFSLGCDTASNEITEICDRIRQSAQGTKRRVFIIETMGGYCGYLATIAGLAGGADAAYIYEEKFNIKDLNQDVIAMAAKMSEGVERGLIIRNENANENYNTEFMFRLFSEEGKGLFSCRRNILGHMQQGGSPTPFDRNLGTKMGSKAVEWFSDQLRKCTSPEGKTFTTAADSAVMLGIVRRQYRYTPFMELMEVTDFEHRIPTYQWWMKLRPLLKVLAKHESTYEEEGLYITVEEMDEQKDPPLV, from the exons ATGGCCGAAGACGCGCCAGCTCAGAAGTTTATAAGACCTGGGAGTCACAAGGGCAAGGGCATCGCCGTGTTCACCAGTGGAGGCGACTCTCAGG GAATGAATGCCGCTGTACGAGCGGTCGTGAGGATGGGCATTTATCTCGGTTGTAGGGTGTACTTTATCAGGGAAGGCTATCAAGGCATGGTGGACGGTGGACCAAATATCGAGGAAGCTACATGGTCAGCCGTGTCTTGCATCATTCACAAG ggTGGTACAGTAATCGGTTCTGCTCGATGCCAAGAATTCAGGGAGCGTCCTGGTCGTCGAAAAGCCGCTAAGAACTTAGTTAATCTGGGCATAACTAATTTAGTAGTGATCGGTGGAGATGGCTCTCTCACGGGTGCGAATCTCTTTAAAGAGGAGTGGCCCTCGCTTCTGAAGGAGCTGGCTGAATcag GTGACATAACTGCCGAACAATTAGAGAAGTACAAGCACTTGCACATCGTCGGTCTAGTAGGTTCCATCGATAACGATTTTTGCGGTACTGATATGACGATTGGTACCGATTCCGCGTTGCATCGTATCATTGAAAGTATCGATGCTATAGCTAGTACAGCCTACTCGCATCAGAGAACGTTCATAATGGAAGTCATGGGTCGTCATTGCGg GTATCTGGCTATCGTGGGCGCTTTAGCTTCGGAGGCAGACTATGTTTTCTTCCCAGAATGTCCGCCTCCCGTCGACTGGcctgaaaaattatgtaaaaaattggaGCAG GAAAGACTTACTGGTCAACggcttaatattattattgtggCTGAAGGAGCTGTCGACAGAAACGGTGATCCAATCACTGCTGATAAGGTGCACAAAGTTGTCGTGGAGAAATTGCAGCAGGATACGAGAGTTACAGTCTTGGGTCATGTACAAAGAGGTGGCAATCCTTCAGCTTTCGATAGAGTTTTG GGATGCCGGATGGGAGCTGAAGCCGTGATGGCTTTAATGGAAGCAACCCCCGATACGGAAGCCTGCGTTATTACGTTGGACGGTAATCAAGCCGTAAGATTACCACTTATGGAATGTGTTCGTCGTACGAAGGCCGTGGCGCAGGCTATGGCTGATAAAAACTGGGATCTTGCTGTTCAACTTCGAGGAAA GGGCTTTGAGCGTAACTTGGACACGTACAAAATGTTGACTCGTTTGAAAGCGCCGCATCTAGTAGATCTTAACAAG GAAGTTAATGGCCGCACATTACCGAAG CAATACACTTTATGTGGACAA GATCATTATACATTGGCGGTCATGCACATAGGATCGCCGTCTTGCGGCATGAACGCGGCGGTTCGTTCCTTCGTGAGGAATTGTATCTATCGAGGCGATAAG GTATACGGTATCGGCGACGGAGTGCTGGGCCTGATAGCTGGTAGACTGAAATTGATGGACTGGCCGTCCGTCACCGGCTGGGTCTCGGAAGGTGGCGCGAAATTGGGAACGAAGCGCGCACCGCCCACGGAGGATCAGTTGCCTCAAATCGCTCAGAAACTTAAAGAATTTGAAATACAGGCATTGCTTATCATAGGTGGATTTGAG GGTTTTCAGACCGGTCTCACATTTTACAAGGCAAGGGACAAGTACGACGAGTTCAGAATTCCTATCGCTATGATTCCCGCGACCATTAGCAACAATGTACCGGGCACCGAGTTTTCATTGGGCTGCGACACAGCTTCGAATGAAATTACGGAA ATTTGCGATCGCATTCGACAATCGGCGCAAGGTACTAAACGTCGCGTGTTTATAATCGAGACGATGGGTGGTTACTGCGGATATTTAGCGACCATCGCTGGTCTAGCCGGTGGCGCCGACGCGGCGTACATCTACGAGgagaaatttaacattaaagatTTGAATCAAGATGTTATCGCGATGGCGGCAAAGATGTCAGAAGGCGTCGAGAGGGGTCTCATTATCAGAAACGAGAATGCCAATGAGAATTACAATACAGAGTTTATGTTTAGACTTTTTAGCGAGGAAGGAAAGGGTCTATTCAGTTGTAGAAGGAATATACTCG GTCACATGCAGCAAGGAGGCTCGCCAACGCCTTTCGACCGTAACTTGGGTACGAAGATGGGTTCTAAGGCGGTGGAATGGTTTAGCGACCAATTGAGAAAATGCACTAGTCCCGAAGGCAAAACGTTCACTACGGCAGCGGACAGCGCGGTGATGCTCGGTATCGTCAGACGTCAGTACAGATATACACCATTCATGGAACTTATGGAAGTTACCGACTTTGA gCATCGCATTCCGACATATCAATGGTGGATGAAGTTGCGTCCGTTATTAAAAGTATTGGCGAAGCACGAGTCGACGTACGAAGAGGAGGGTCTTTACATAACCGTCGAAGAGATGGACGAACAAAAGGATCCGCCACTTGTATAA